The following proteins are encoded in a genomic region of Glycine soja cultivar W05 chromosome 17, ASM419377v2, whole genome shotgun sequence:
- the LOC114391634 gene encoding probable WRKY transcription factor 11 — MTGRLLAGSLALESRILHYLIVRILFPRSSNLAQRSFLIGAAVVASFCYRKERDGSWVKKDVQPNNDEGQLPVEGDSSLLQSILDRFDGLQTYVGGDGTKEEEPTDLRPNPLQRGGDDVILPRKGPVTRAISKKLQEDWAKVGEEGPKILMNFRILYVSYQVTPHSSIYIPLPFTLPPFQTRFLFLSSQKVILKLMNFQKQDEQKAIEEATMEGLKGMDNLIQILSHHPSYINTELANIIVSKFKKLNALLNRTGHARFRRTPIHSTAPVHSTNPVHNASTSSTQVPLSENPNLFALVQSPVPVQVHRMPASVALDFMEPHNPLISFNAKSVELEFSKETFNVPSKSSFISPAITNNGNVSNKEIFLAPAPPTTSVEKVLAFKKQCYEHHEQSVDISGSSKCHYLKQRYTTFHQIITLKLLTSTLKKNIVFNV, encoded by the exons aTGACCGGAAGGCtgcttgccggttcattggctcttgaaagccgcatccttcactatCTTATTGTTCGTATCTTATTcccaagatcttcaaaccttgcacag agatctttcttGATTGGTGCTGCTGTGGTTGCGTCCTTTTGTTATCGCAAAGagcgtgatggctcttgggtaaaaAAGGATGTTCAACCAAATAATGATGAAGGGCAATTACCGGTTGAAGGGGACTCTTCTCTCCTTCAGAGTATTTTGGACAGGTTTGATGGACTTCAAACCtatgttg gtggagatGGTACTAAGGAGGAGGAACCAACAGATTTGAGGCCAAATCCACTTCAAAGGGGAGGGGATGATgtaatcctccctaggaagggaccagtcactagagctaTAAGCAAGAAGCtacaagaggattgggctaaagTTGGTGAAGAAGGCCCTAAGATTCTCATGAActtcagg ATACTTTatgtttcttaccaagttacCCCCCACTCTTCCATATATATACCCCTTCCTTTCACCCTTCCACCCTTCCAAACTCGCTTCCTCTTCTTATCTTCACAAAAAGTGATTCTGAAACTCATGAATTTCCAAAAACAAGATGAACAAAAGGCCATTGAGGAGGCCACAATGGAAGGCCTAAAGGGCATGGATAACTTGATTCAAATCCTCTCTCACCATCCATCTTACATAAACACCGAACTAGCCAACATTATTGTTTCAAAGTTTAAGAAGCTCAATGCGCTTTTAAATCGAACCGGTCATGCCCGATTTAGGCGCACCCCAATTCACTCTACCGCACCGGTTCACTCAACTAATCCGGTTCACAATGCTTCCACCTCATCAACTCAAGTCCCTTTGTCAGAAAACCCTAACTTGTTCGCGTTGGTGCAGTCTCCTGTGCCGGTGCAAGTGCACCGCATGCCGGCGAGCGTGGCACTCGATTTCATGGAGCCACACAACCCACTTATAAGCTTCAATGCAAAATCTGTTGAACTTGAATTCTCAAAGGAGACTTTCAATGTTCCCTCAAAATCTTCATTCATCTCCCCTGCCATCACCAACAACGGCAATGTCTCCAACAAGGAGATCTTCCTAGCACCGGCGCCACCGACAACCTCCGTCGAAAAAGTGTTGGCATTCAAGAAGCAATGCTATGAACACCATGAACAGTCTGTAGACATTTCTGGATCCAGCAAATGCCACTACCTCAAGCAAAGGTACACCACATTTCACCAAATCATAACTCTAAAGTTGTTGACtagtactttaaaaaaaaatatagtatttaatgtttaa
- the LOC114393945 gene encoding probable WRKY transcription factor 11, which translates to MAVELMGFPKLDEQKAIQEAASEGLKGMKHLIRTLSNQPSHLNTELTDVTVSKFKKLISLLNRTGHARFRRAPVQYSSPHAPVHNTNASTSSIQLPPPPQNPNIPALAQFPTPAPVAVHHTPVTLDFTKPHNALLSSNAKSVELEFSKETFSVSSNSSFMSSAITGDGSVSNGKIFLAPPATSAGKRPAFKKRCHEHREHSDDVSGNSKCHCVKRRKNRVKSTVRVPAISSKVADIPPDEYSWRKYGQKPIKGSPYPRGYYKCSTIRGCPARKHVERAPDDPAMLIVTYEGEHRHAVQAAMQENAAGVVGLVFEST; encoded by the exons ATGGCTGTGGAACTCATGGGGTTCCCAAAACTAGACGAACAAAAGGCCATTCAAGAAGCCGCATCAGAAGGCCTCAAGGGCATGAAACACCTGATCCGAACCCTTTCCAACCAACCCTCTCACTTAAACACCGAACTTACCGACGTTACCGTTTCAAAGTTCAAGAAACTTATTTCACTCTTAAATCGAACCGGCCACGCCCGGTTCAGACGCGCCCCGGTTCAGTACTCATCTCCACACGCACCCGTTCACAACACTAACGCTTCCACCTCATCAATTCAACTCCCTCCTCCGCCGCAAAACCCTAATATTCCCGCGCTGGCGCAGTTTCCTACTCCGGCGCCGGTGGCCGTGCACCACACGCCGGTGACGCTCGATTTCACGAAGCCGCACAACGCGCTTCTGAGCTCCAACGCCAAATCCGTCGAGCTCGAGTTCTCGAAGGAAACCTTCAGCGTTTCCTCTAACTCCTCTTTCATGTCCTCCGCGATCACCGGCGACGGCAGCGTCTCCAATGGGAAGATTTTCCTCGCGCCACCGGCGACCTCCGCCGGAAAACGTCCGGCGTTCAAGAAGCGGTGCCACGAACACCGCGAACACTCCGACGATGTCTCCGGCAACAGCAAGTGCCACTGCGTTAAGCGAAG GAAAAATAGGGTGAAGAGCACTGTGAGAGTGCCGGCGATTAGTTCAAAAGTCGCCGATATTCCACCGGACGAGTACTCGTGGAGGAAGTACGGTCAGAAACCGATCAAGGGTTCCCCATACCCAAG gGGTTACTACAAGTGCAGCACGATTAGAGGGTGCCCAGCGAGGAAGCACGTGGAGCGCGCACCAGACGATCCTGCAATGCTGATAGTGACGTACGAGGGGGAGCACAGGCACGCGGTTCAGGCTGCGATGCAGGAGAACGCAGCCGGGGTGGTGGGGTTGGTGTTCGAGTCAACGTAG
- the LOC114391635 gene encoding protein FAR1-RELATED SEQUENCE 5-like — protein MTNPKTETRTGCMASMKVKRFNEKYKVIEYFDDQNHPLHPPETVHMLASQQRITENQAYELEVAEDAGIQQKASFDLMSKYVGGTENLGYTRQDAKNYLNSKRRQDMAYGEAGCLLQYFQQQLIDNPSFFHAYQIDSEEQITNILWANARMLFDYQCFGDVISLDTTYCTNGDHRPLAIFLGFNHYR, from the coding sequence ATGACCAATCCAAAAACCGAGACAAGAACAGGGTGTATGGCAAGTATGAAAGTTAAACGATTCAATGAGAAATATAAAGTGATTGAATATTTTGATGATCAGAATCACCCACTCCATCCACCAGAAACCGTGCATATGTTAGCTTCTCAACAAAGAATAACTGAAAATCAAGCATATGAACTTGAAGTGGCAGAAGATGCAGGGATTCAACAAAAAGCCTCGTTTGATTTGATGAGTAAATATGTAGGAGGTACAGAGAATCTAGGGTATACCAGGCAAGATGCAAAGAATTATTTGAATTCTAAGAGGCGGCAAGATATGGCTTATGGTGAAGCTGGGTGTTTGCTACAATATTTCCAACAACAACTCATAGATAATCCCTCATTTTTCCATGCATACCAAATTGATTCAGAAGAGCAAATAACAAATATCTTATGGGCCAATGCAAGAATGTTATTTGACTATCAATGCTTTGGTGATGTGATTTCTTTGGATACCACTTATTGTACAAATGGAGATCATCGTCCCCTTGCAATTTTCTTGGGCTTTAACCATTACAGATGA